One genomic segment of Peribacillus sp. FSL H8-0477 includes these proteins:
- a CDS encoding YfhD family protein codes for MGQNKIHLERIENTQKLLKDPTSMKSDGRDIEFSQELADRDDIIAQQRSKAADERAKK; via the coding sequence ATGGGACAAAACAAAATACACTTAGAGCGAATTGAGAACACACAGAAATTGCTCAAAGATCCAACAAGTATGAAGAGTGATGGACGTGACATTGAATTTTCTCAAGAACTAGCTGATCGGGATGACATTATTGCTCAACAACGTTCCAAAGCCGCGGACGAACGTGCAAAGAAATAA
- the mutY gene encoding A/G-specific adenine glycosylase, whose product MNDLEFFYAKNINIAEFQNDLISWFEREQRDLPWRKNKDPYRVWVSEIMLQQTRVDTVIPFYNRFMEWFPTLEEFADAEEERILKAWEGLGYYSRVRNLQTAAREVRAAYNGEVPDTPEEIAKLKGVGPYTAGAILSIAYGKPEPAVDGNVMRVLSRILLIKEDIAKPKTRKVFEAAVRELIDHGNPSFFNQALMELGALICKPSNPACLLCPVQQHCQAFAEGVQTELPIKIKVKKSRTIPLVSAIITNEKGEYLIHKRPSEGLLANLWEFPNFEIHTSLLPKREFFQAEFKALLGVNPVIQQHITKIDHVFSHLVWNVDTFAGVIDAEMDESKLVENHYKWVNTVELDELAFPVSHQKMLKAYLEKR is encoded by the coding sequence GTGAATGATCTTGAGTTTTTTTATGCAAAAAATATAAATATAGCTGAATTTCAGAACGATTTGATATCTTGGTTTGAGCGTGAACAGCGTGATTTACCTTGGCGGAAGAATAAAGATCCTTATCGAGTTTGGGTTTCAGAAATTATGCTTCAGCAGACTCGTGTTGATACGGTTATTCCTTTTTATAATCGGTTTATGGAGTGGTTTCCTACTCTTGAGGAGTTTGCAGATGCAGAAGAAGAACGAATTTTAAAGGCGTGGGAAGGGTTAGGGTATTATTCACGGGTTCGTAATCTCCAGACTGCAGCCCGAGAGGTGAGAGCAGCTTATAATGGAGAGGTTCCTGATACGCCAGAAGAAATAGCAAAATTAAAAGGGGTAGGTCCTTATACTGCCGGGGCCATTTTAAGCATAGCTTATGGAAAACCTGAGCCAGCTGTGGATGGTAATGTGATGAGGGTGCTGTCGAGAATTTTATTAATTAAAGAAGATATCGCTAAGCCGAAGACTCGTAAAGTTTTTGAAGCGGCGGTTCGTGAGTTGATTGATCATGGTAATCCTTCATTCTTTAATCAAGCTTTAATGGAGTTAGGGGCATTAATATGTAAGCCAAGTAATCCAGCGTGTTTATTATGTCCTGTACAGCAGCATTGTCAGGCATTTGCAGAAGGTGTTCAGACTGAATTGCCCATTAAGATTAAAGTGAAGAAAAGCCGTACTATTCCACTGGTATCAGCTATTATCACTAATGAGAAGGGCGAATACCTTATCCATAAACGTCCGAGTGAAGGTCTGTTAGCTAATCTATGGGAATTTCCTAATTTTGAAATTCATACATCATTGCTTCCAAAGCGAGAATTTTTCCAGGCAGAATTCAAAGCCTTGCTTGGGGTAAATCCAGTCATTCAACAACATATTACCAAAATTGATCACGTTTTTTCTCATCTTGTTTGGAATGTCGACACCTTTGCTGGGGTGATTGATGCGGAAATGGATGAAAGTAAATTAGTTGAAAATCACTATAAGTGGGTCAATACGGTAGAACTTGATGAACTAGCCTTTCCTGTATCACATCAAAAAATGCTAAAAGCATATTTAGAAAAAAGATAA
- a CDS encoding YgaB family protein, which produces MEEFDRLISEQLKTMDKLLLLQSEIEKCQEIEQQLYALQELKQIQSIGEEVQRMKKELSSIQDIFERQTEDVIRYYQESQEPSF; this is translated from the coding sequence ATGGAAGAATTTGATCGGCTGATTAGTGAACAGCTTAAGACTATGGATAAACTCTTGCTTCTGCAGTCTGAAATTGAAAAGTGTCAAGAAATTGAACAGCAGTTATATGCACTGCAGGAACTTAAACAAATCCAGTCCATTGGTGAAGAAGTGCAGCGAATGAAAAAAGAACTTTCGAGTATTCAAGATATATTTGAACGGCAAACAGAAGATGTCATTCGCTATTATCAGGAAAGTCAGGAGCCTTCTTTCTGA
- a CDS encoding gamma-type small acid-soluble spore protein — MAKKTKSGTDIEQVKKQNAGQYGTEFASQTNAQEVRSQNQQASNSSQSSQGQYGTEFASQTDVQKVKKQNQQAESNKGQS; from the coding sequence ATGGCTAAGAAAACAAAATCAGGTACTGATATTGAACAAGTAAAAAAACAAAATGCAGGCCAATATGGTACTGAGTTTGCAAGTCAAACAAACGCTCAGGAAGTAAGAAGCCAAAATCAACAAGCATCAAATTCAAGTCAATCAAGCCAAGGGCAATATGGCACTGAATTTGCAAGTCAGACTGATGTTCAAAAAGTAAAAAAACAAAACCAACAAGCTGAATCAAATAAAGGCCAGTCATAA
- a CDS encoding TIGR01777 family oxidoreductase — MKIAIAGGSGFVGTALIDALLKEEHDLYILTRNPEKYTQTNNLHYIKWLNKNAVPENDLKGLDIFINLAGESLNSGRWTKDRKRRIVESRIETTKEMNRILGTFKQKIDLVINASAIGYYGTSEQETFTEDKETTAKDFLSRTVQLWEKEARKARAFSHRVVFTRFGLILGQTQGALPTMILPYKLFAGGTIGNGRQILSWIHIQDVAGAILFCIHHSEISGPVNFTAPQQVTMREFGHTISKTLNRPHWFPVPAFVLKIVLGEMSILVLEGQKVHPQVLENSHYPFRYPTLNGALNDLLKK; from the coding sequence GTGAAAATTGCTATTGCAGGCGGCAGCGGTTTTGTCGGAACTGCTCTTATAGACGCTTTGCTTAAAGAAGAACATGACCTTTATATACTGACTCGTAACCCAGAAAAATACACTCAGACAAATAATCTTCACTATATAAAGTGGCTTAATAAAAATGCCGTACCAGAGAATGATCTTAAAGGGCTTGATATCTTTATTAATCTCGCAGGAGAATCATTAAACAGCGGGCGCTGGACAAAGGATAGAAAACGGAGAATTGTAGAAAGCCGTATTGAAACAACTAAGGAAATGAATCGCATATTGGGCACCTTTAAACAGAAGATAGACTTAGTTATTAATGCTAGTGCAATTGGTTATTATGGTACTTCGGAGCAAGAAACTTTTACTGAAGATAAAGAAACTACGGCAAAAGATTTTCTTTCGCGAACCGTTCAACTTTGGGAGAAAGAGGCTCGAAAAGCACGTGCCTTCAGCCATCGAGTCGTCTTTACCAGATTTGGACTAATTCTTGGTCAAACGCAGGGAGCACTGCCTACAATGATACTGCCTTACAAGCTATTTGCCGGCGGAACCATTGGAAACGGCAGGCAAATACTCTCATGGATACATATCCAAGACGTTGCAGGAGCCATTTTGTTTTGTATTCATCATTCTGAAATCTCTGGCCCTGTGAATTTCACTGCACCACAACAAGTAACAATGAGGGAATTTGGCCATACCATCAGTAAAACGCTGAATCGACCTCACTGGTTTCCAGTACCGGCTTTTGTTCTAAAGATCGTTTTAGGAGAAATGAGTATACTCGTGCTGGAAGGACAAAAGGTGCACCCACAAGTACTAGAAAACTCTCATTATCCCTTCCGCTACCCAACATTGAACGGGGCCCTGAATGATTTACTAAAAAAATAA
- the ntdP gene encoding nucleoside tri-diphosphate phosphatase produces MGIPTEGGRIQIQSYKHNGHIHRIWEETTVLKGTQNLVIAANDRTMVTESDGRTWITREPAICYFHSQFWFNVIGMLREDGVYYYCNISSPFACDTEALKYIDYDLDIKVFPDMTFNLLDEDEYEKHRREMNYPDAIDKILKYNVDYLIYMIRQRKGPFSAEFIDSWYERFLTYR; encoded by the coding sequence ATGGGGATTCCCACCGAAGGAGGAAGAATCCAAATCCAAAGTTATAAACACAACGGTCATATCCACCGAATTTGGGAAGAAACCACCGTTTTAAAAGGGACTCAAAACTTAGTTATTGCGGCCAATGATCGGACAATGGTAACGGAATCAGATGGTAGAACATGGATCACGAGAGAGCCTGCTATTTGTTACTTCCACTCGCAATTCTGGTTTAACGTAATCGGCATGCTGAGAGAAGATGGCGTGTATTATTATTGTAATATTAGTTCTCCGTTTGCGTGTGATACGGAGGCATTAAAATATATCGATTATGACCTGGATATTAAGGTGTTTCCAGATATGACGTTTAATTTATTGGATGAGGATGAATATGAAAAACATCGCAGGGAAATGAATTATCCCGACGCAATCGATAAAATATTAAAGTATAATGTAGATTACCTAATTTATATGATTCGCCAGCGAAAGGGTCCTTTTTCGGCGGAATTTATCGATTCATGGTATGAGAGATTTTTGACTTATCGTTAA
- a CDS encoding YfhJ family protein — protein sequence MNDYQERLTKQLLDINDQVSYQQALTWVELLWEDFEATYAKAGYKYAGEEMTSRVVSQWIDNHGKSLHEFLANNPKYEHLLKQQDKFH from the coding sequence GTGAATGACTATCAAGAAAGACTGACCAAACAGTTATTAGACATAAATGATCAGGTATCCTATCAACAGGCATTAACTTGGGTAGAACTCTTATGGGAAGATTTTGAAGCTACTTATGCGAAAGCAGGTTATAAATACGCAGGGGAAGAAATGACATCAAGGGTTGTTTCGCAATGGATTGATAATCATGGGAAAAGCCTTCACGAGTTTTTAGCCAATAACCCTAAATATGAGCACTTATTGAAGCAGCAAGACAAATTTCATTAA
- a CDS encoding fatty acid--CoA ligase: MSETIGQLFDQTVEIFPNKEALYDVRRNRRYTYSEWNNRVNALINALAAEGVKKGDRVSTFLFNNEELATAFFACAKIGAVFNPINFRLQAEEVGFILDDARPKVVLFEEALAPVVAGVEKRFPETAFWYIDEDVPEYAASYQVKTASAPTFYPQEEITADDLYAIMYTSGTTGRPKGVMHLHKDMVSQSKILIEAFKYNEEDIGLITAPMFHCAELHCAFLPRVQKGAKNVILHQFNAKKVLEIIEQEQISIFFAAPTMWNMLLQEDLANYQLESLKNGLYGAAPMAPNLVLACEEKLGVSLKQAYGMTEMGPAVTLLLAEDQIRKAGSAGKVCPEHELIIVRPNEEGPSEPSDVLSAGETGEILVKGPCMMSGYFERKEASEKALYKGWYHSGDIGYLDEEGYLYVKDRVDDMIISGGENVYPREVEDTLFGHEGVLDCAVIGQPDSHWGEKVIAFVVKKNPALTEDELESWCKNSDALANYKRPRNYIFCEELPRNASGKVQKFMLRKRMEDVSI; encoded by the coding sequence ATGTCAGAAACAATCGGGCAGCTATTTGATCAAACGGTAGAAATATTTCCTAACAAGGAAGCATTATATGATGTGCGGAGAAATCGCAGGTACACCTATAGCGAGTGGAATAACAGGGTAAATGCCCTTATTAATGCGTTAGCAGCAGAAGGCGTGAAAAAAGGCGACCGGGTATCTACTTTTCTATTTAATAATGAAGAGCTGGCTACTGCCTTCTTTGCCTGTGCTAAGATTGGTGCGGTCTTTAATCCGATTAACTTTCGATTACAGGCAGAAGAAGTCGGCTTCATTTTGGATGATGCACGCCCTAAAGTGGTTTTATTTGAAGAAGCATTAGCCCCGGTTGTAGCGGGTGTGGAGAAGCGTTTTCCAGAAACGGCCTTTTGGTATATTGATGAGGATGTCCCCGAGTATGCTGCAAGCTATCAGGTGAAAACAGCCTCGGCACCTACTTTTTATCCCCAAGAAGAGATAACAGCTGACGATTTATATGCCATTATGTATACGAGTGGAACCACAGGAAGGCCAAAAGGGGTTATGCATCTTCATAAAGATATGGTTTCTCAGAGTAAAATATTAATCGAAGCGTTTAAGTATAATGAAGAAGATATAGGGTTGATTACAGCACCCATGTTTCATTGTGCAGAACTGCATTGTGCGTTCCTTCCACGGGTTCAGAAAGGAGCAAAGAATGTAATTCTCCATCAATTTAATGCTAAAAAGGTTCTTGAAATTATTGAACAAGAACAAATCAGCATCTTTTTTGCCGCCCCGACGATGTGGAATATGCTTCTTCAAGAGGATTTGGCTAATTATCAATTAGAAAGTTTGAAAAACGGATTATACGGTGCAGCGCCAATGGCACCAAATCTTGTTCTAGCTTGTGAAGAGAAATTAGGGGTTTCCTTGAAACAAGCCTATGGAATGACAGAGATGGGCCCTGCGGTAACGCTGCTTTTGGCAGAGGATCAAATACGCAAAGCAGGTTCTGCTGGTAAGGTCTGTCCAGAACATGAGTTAATTATTGTGCGACCTAATGAAGAAGGCCCTTCTGAGCCGTCAGATGTTTTGTCTGCAGGTGAGACAGGAGAAATTTTGGTTAAAGGCCCTTGTATGATGAGCGGCTATTTTGAACGTAAAGAAGCAAGTGAAAAAGCACTCTATAAAGGCTGGTATCATTCAGGGGATATTGGATACCTTGATGAAGAAGGCTATCTTTATGTGAAAGACCGCGTGGATGACATGATCATATCCGGCGGCGAAAATGTGTATCCCAGGGAAGTTGAAGATACACTTTTTGGTCATGAAGGGGTACTAGATTGTGCCGTTATTGGTCAGCCAGACAGTCACTGGGGTGAAAAAGTGATTGCTTTTGTTGTAAAAAAGAATCCAGCATTAACGGAAGACGAATTAGAATCTTGGTGCAAAAACAGCGATGCCTTAGCTAATTATAAACGCCCAAGAAACTATATCTTTTGTGAAGAGTTGCCGCGAAATGCGAGTGGTAAAGTTCAAAAGTTCATGCTCCGTAAACGTATGGAAGACGTGAGTATTTAA
- a CDS encoding small, acid-soluble spore protein K, which yields MRNKAKNFPNQSTNKFEGEPRAKPAYASKRADGSTNTHPQERMKASNERTE from the coding sequence ATGAGGAACAAAGCTAAAAACTTCCCTAATCAATCTACCAATAAATTTGAAGGCGAACCACGAGCTAAACCAGCCTATGCCTCTAAACGAGCAGATGGATCAACTAATACTCATCCACAAGAACGAATGAAAGCCTCAAATGAAAGAACAGAATAG
- a CDS encoding YfhE family protein codes for MDSKKRDKMKNSLNSTQSVLYDREFRKADRAGGFTEKKGRR; via the coding sequence ATGGACAGCAAAAAGCGTGATAAAATGAAAAATTCCTTAAACTCAACTCAATCTGTACTTTATGATCGCGAATTTAGAAAAGCAGACCGTGCTGGAGGATTTACCGAGAAAAAAGGACGCCGCTAA
- the fabL gene encoding enoyl-[acyl-carrier-protein] reductase FabL, whose protein sequence is MEQKVALVTGSSKGLGKRTAIKLAEEGYDLVINYARSKTKALEVAAEIEALGRKALVVKANVGDVTKIKAMFEQIDEVYGRLDVLVNNAASGVQRPLMELEESHWDWTMDINGKAFLFCAQEAAKLMERNGGGKIVGISSLGSIRYLENYTAVGVSKAALEALTRYLAVELSKMNICVNAVSGGVIDTDALKSFPNREEMLAEAALQTPAGRMVEVEDMVNTIMFLLSDESSMIRGQTLIVDGGISLLV, encoded by the coding sequence ATGGAACAAAAAGTTGCATTAGTAACGGGAAGCTCTAAAGGGCTTGGTAAAAGGACGGCAATCAAGCTGGCAGAAGAAGGCTATGATTTAGTCATTAATTATGCACGAAGCAAAACGAAAGCGTTAGAGGTGGCTGCAGAAATTGAAGCACTTGGGAGAAAAGCCCTCGTGGTCAAGGCAAATGTGGGTGATGTGACCAAAATAAAAGCTATGTTTGAGCAAATTGATGAAGTGTATGGAAGATTGGATGTATTAGTGAATAATGCAGCTTCTGGAGTCCAGCGTCCTTTAATGGAGCTTGAAGAATCACATTGGGACTGGACGATGGATATTAACGGCAAGGCATTTTTATTTTGTGCTCAAGAAGCAGCTAAGCTGATGGAACGAAATGGCGGCGGTAAAATAGTTGGGATTAGTTCTTTGGGATCGATTCGATATCTTGAAAACTATACAGCCGTTGGAGTTTCTAAGGCTGCTCTCGAAGCGTTAACTCGTTACTTAGCTGTGGAGCTTTCGAAGATGAATATTTGTGTAAATGCTGTGTCCGGTGGAGTGATTGATACGGATGCCCTAAAATCCTTCCCTAATCGTGAAGAAATGCTGGCTGAAGCGGCTTTACAAACTCCAGCAGGGCGAATGGTTGAAGTGGAAGATATGGTTAATACAATCATGTTCTTATTATCTGACGAATCCAGTATGATTCGCGGTCAAACACTAATTGTTGATGGTGGAATTTCACTGTTGGTTTAG
- a CDS encoding ABC transporter ATP-binding protein, with protein sequence MDSVKRYLQFVKPYKWQIAGTILIGLLKFAIPLLIPLLTKYIVDDIIGNDQLSANVKIDKLYWIMGIMLFIFVVLRPPIEYYRQYFAQWTGTKILFDIRNQLFTHIQKLSFKYYANTRAGEVISRVITDVEQTKNFVITGLMNLWLDIATIVIAVAIMFTMDVKLTIVSLLLLPFYAFSIKHFFGKLRTYTRVRSQALADLQSHLQERVQGMPVIKSFAIEDHELEVFSKQNKNFLDKAMQHTGWNAKSFAVVNTITDVAPLVVIGFAGYQVIQGDMTLGTMVAFIGFIDRLYNPLRRLVNSSTTMTQTLASMDRVFEFIDEKYDIDDEPNATELKHVEGKITFDHVVFSYDTDEMPVLKDISLEVKQGETIALVGMSGGGKSSLISLLPRFYDVTKGRILLDGQDIRSFKVRSLRDKIGMVMQDNILFSDSVRANILMGNPEATEKEVIAAAKAANAHDFIMNLTDGYETKVGERGVKLSGGQKQRVAIARVFLKNPPILVMDEATSALDLESEHSIQEALEILAKDRTTFIVAHRLSTITHADRIVLIDNGEIAEIGSHNELMNQKGHYYRLYQVQQLDN encoded by the coding sequence GTGGACAGCGTTAAGAGATATTTACAATTTGTAAAACCTTATAAATGGCAGATTGCTGGAACAATCTTGATTGGTTTATTGAAATTTGCGATTCCACTGTTAATTCCGCTGCTGACGAAGTATATTGTTGATGACATTATCGGCAATGATCAGTTGTCTGCTAACGTGAAAATCGATAAATTATATTGGATAATGGGTATTATGCTCTTCATCTTTGTCGTACTTCGTCCGCCAATTGAATATTATCGACAATACTTTGCGCAATGGACAGGGACAAAGATTCTTTTTGATATTCGCAATCAGTTATTTACCCATATTCAAAAGCTAAGCTTTAAATATTATGCTAATACCAGAGCGGGAGAAGTTATTTCGCGAGTGATTACGGATGTTGAACAAACGAAGAACTTTGTCATAACAGGTCTGATGAATCTTTGGCTGGATATCGCAACTATTGTTATTGCAGTAGCTATTATGTTTACAATGGACGTAAAACTAACGATTGTATCCTTACTTCTTCTTCCTTTTTACGCATTTTCCATTAAGCACTTTTTCGGCAAGCTTAGGACATATACAAGAGTTAGGTCCCAGGCACTGGCAGATTTGCAAAGTCATTTACAAGAACGTGTGCAAGGGATGCCCGTAATTAAAAGCTTCGCTATTGAGGATCATGAGCTAGAGGTATTTTCAAAACAAAATAAGAATTTTCTTGATAAAGCGATGCAGCATACAGGCTGGAATGCAAAGTCCTTTGCTGTCGTGAATACAATCACTGATGTCGCTCCGCTTGTCGTGATCGGCTTCGCGGGTTACCAAGTTATTCAGGGAGACATGACTCTAGGAACGATGGTTGCCTTTATTGGTTTTATTGATCGGTTATATAATCCATTGCGCAGGCTGGTAAACTCATCAACAACAATGACACAAACACTTGCATCAATGGATAGGGTTTTTGAATTTATTGATGAAAAATATGATATTGATGATGAGCCTAATGCAACTGAATTGAAGCATGTAGAGGGTAAAATAACGTTTGATCATGTGGTATTCTCATACGATACAGATGAGATGCCTGTTTTAAAAGACATTTCACTGGAGGTTAAACAAGGAGAGACAATCGCGTTAGTAGGTATGAGCGGCGGAGGTAAGTCGTCCTTAATTAGTTTACTGCCCAGATTTTACGATGTTACGAAGGGAAGAATTCTATTAGACGGACAAGATATCCGTTCCTTTAAAGTACGAAGTCTTCGTGACAAAATCGGAATGGTCATGCAAGATAACATTCTGTTCAGTGACTCAGTAAGAGCTAATATCTTAATGGGGAATCCTGAAGCAACAGAAAAAGAAGTGATTGCTGCTGCTAAAGCGGCAAATGCTCATGATTTTATCATGAACCTGACGGATGGCTACGAGACAAAAGTGGGAGAACGTGGTGTGAAACTATCTGGGGGTCAAAAGCAAAGGGTAGCTATTGCTCGCGTATTTTTGAAAAATCCACCCATACTTGTTATGGATGAAGCTACATCGGCTCTCGATCTCGAAAGTGAACATTCAATTCAAGAGGCGCTTGAAATATTAGCTAAAGATAGAACGACTTTCATTGTGGCTCATCGGTTATCAACGATTACACATGCAGATAGAATCGTATTAATTGATAACGGAGAAATCGCTGAAATTGGCAGTCATAATGAACTGATGAATCAAAAGGGTCATTATTACCGATTGTATCAGGTACAACAGCTTGATAATTAA
- the recX gene encoding recombination regulator RecX produces MAVISKISVQKKRLDRYNIFIADKYAFSVDEEVLIKFDLKKGKEVDEFDLADIQMHDDIQKAFTQSLHYLSHRMRSESEVRMYLRKKEVDDAIIQEAILKLYHYKYLDDLEFARAFVRTHANGGNKGPIVIRQELKEKGISEKLIEKAILEYPIDLQIEHARQQAEKSIKKEKNLSERSLQQKLDQVLMRKGYPRDIIVAALQEVTVEKDSEEEWNSLIYHGEKLERRYKAYQGFEYEQKMKQALFRKGFPMELISRYLNRDEYFE; encoded by the coding sequence ATGGCAGTCATTTCAAAAATTTCAGTCCAAAAAAAGAGGCTGGACCGATATAATATATTTATTGCTGATAAATATGCCTTTAGTGTAGACGAAGAGGTTTTAATAAAGTTCGATTTAAAAAAAGGTAAAGAAGTAGATGAATTTGATCTTGCAGATATTCAAATGCATGATGATATCCAAAAAGCTTTTACGCAGTCCTTACATTATTTATCACATCGAATGCGCTCTGAATCTGAAGTTCGCATGTATTTACGAAAAAAAGAAGTAGATGATGCGATTATTCAAGAAGCTATTCTTAAGCTCTATCATTATAAATATCTAGATGACCTTGAATTTGCCCGCGCATTTGTAAGAACACATGCGAATGGGGGAAATAAGGGCCCTATCGTTATACGCCAGGAATTAAAGGAAAAAGGAATTAGTGAGAAGCTGATTGAAAAAGCTATCCTTGAATACCCGATTGATCTTCAGATTGAACATGCCCGACAGCAGGCTGAGAAATCAATAAAAAAAGAAAAAAACTTATCTGAGCGATCTCTTCAGCAGAAACTGGATCAAGTTTTAATGCGCAAGGGCTATCCTAGAGATATTATTGTCGCGGCATTGCAAGAGGTGACGGTTGAGAAGGATAGCGAGGAAGAATGGAATTCATTAATTTATCATGGAGAGAAATTAGAACGGCGTTATAAGGCTTACCAGGGCTTTGAATATGAACAGAAGATGAAACAAGCTTTATTCCGAAAAGGCTTTCCCATGGAGCTGATATCGAGGTATTTAAACAGAGATGAGTACTTTGAATAA
- a CDS encoding metal-dependent hydrolase: MDTGTHFVMGIALGGLAAIDPVISDSSVTAQAVMLGTILGSQAPDIDTILKLKNNAVYIRNHRGITHSIPAVLLWPLLISGFIFVLFPESNLLHLWLWTFLAVFLHVFVDIFNAYGTQALRPISSRWVALGVINTFDPFIFGIHVAGLTLWGFGFPPTYTFLTMYLFIFIYYIARFREQALVKRAVRQQIPDARKITLSPTMRYHRWRIAVTSEKNYYVAVSENGYVTILDTFDRIPLPESEILHAAKADINLAAFLSFSPVYRWEIEMLEDYVEVRFIDLRYRSNGFYPFVAVVHLDRNDLSIKNSFTGWIFSEAKLRKKLNLIPF; the protein is encoded by the coding sequence TTGGATACTGGCACTCACTTTGTTATGGGAATTGCACTTGGAGGGCTTGCTGCCATAGACCCTGTTATCTCAGATAGTTCGGTTACTGCACAGGCAGTGATGCTGGGAACCATTCTCGGATCACAAGCGCCCGATATTGATACAATTCTTAAATTAAAAAATAATGCTGTTTATATACGTAATCATCGAGGAATTACTCATTCCATTCCGGCTGTATTACTTTGGCCGCTTCTAATTTCTGGTTTCATTTTTGTTTTATTTCCAGAATCAAATCTGCTCCATCTTTGGCTATGGACATTTCTTGCTGTCTTTCTCCATGTTTTTGTGGATATATTTAACGCATATGGAACGCAGGCATTGAGACCCATTTCTTCTCGTTGGGTGGCTCTAGGGGTCATTAATACCTTTGATCCCTTTATCTTTGGCATTCATGTTGCCGGATTAACATTATGGGGCTTTGGATTCCCGCCCACTTACACATTTTTGACCATGTATTTGTTTATTTTTATTTATTATATTGCGCGTTTCCGAGAACAGGCTCTTGTTAAACGAGCTGTCCGGCAGCAAATTCCTGACGCACGGAAGATTACTCTTTCACCGACGATGCGGTATCATCGATGGAGAATTGCTGTAACAAGTGAAAAGAACTATTACGTAGCCGTTTCAGAAAATGGCTATGTGACTATTCTCGATACATTCGATCGTATTCCATTGCCTGAAAGCGAGATTCTTCATGCTGCTAAGGCCGATATTAACTTGGCTGCTTTTCTGTCATTTTCACCAGTATACCGTTGGGAAATAGAAATGCTTGAGGATTATGTTGAAGTTCGTTTTATCGATTTGCGCTATCGTAGTAATGGATTTTATCCGTTTGTTGCTGTGGTTCATCTTGACCGTAATGATTTAAGTATCAAAAACTCATTTACAGGCTGGATTTTCAGTGAAGCGAAACTGCGAAAAAAACTTAATTTGATTCCATTTTAA
- a CDS encoding YfhH family protein, which produces MEEKRYSQLTPYELQQEIAGLHEKARKAEQLGMVNEYAVLERKAIMAKSYLLNPEDFKPGEIYQIDGDPGAYYKIEYLNGIFAWGYRLSGGRNEEALPISMLIAMKELKEAQE; this is translated from the coding sequence ATGGAAGAGAAGAGATATAGTCAGTTGACTCCATATGAATTGCAGCAGGAAATTGCAGGACTTCATGAAAAAGCACGTAAAGCAGAACAGCTCGGAATGGTTAATGAATATGCAGTACTTGAACGTAAAGCCATAATGGCTAAATCCTATTTACTTAACCCCGAGGATTTTAAGCCAGGAGAAATTTATCAAATTGATGGAGATCCTGGTGCTTACTATAAGATTGAATACTTAAATGGGATTTTTGCTTGGGGTTACCGTTTAAGCGGGGGTAGAAATGAAGAAGCCCTTCCTATTTCTATGCTGATTGCTATGAAGGAATTAAAAGAAGCCCAGGAATAA